The Agromyces mangrovi genome contains a region encoding:
- a CDS encoding LacI family DNA-binding transcriptional regulator translates to MTTSQTSPRRITQRRIAELAGVSQATVSLVLNEKADATSRIPEETRDRVLQVLKETGYVADPAARRLAGLGNKIFGVFTYEPAFPTASQDFYAPLLSGIEGTAEELGCDLLLFTSAPVVDGTRRLLHENNRLRLADGCLLLGVEMDPDELARLVADGFPFVAVGRRDVDGVPYVAIDYTTGAAELVGTAWELGHRRFAYVHVDSTGESVVDRRDGVVGELERRGGAESAADLLAIPADGADDEALRAAWQQVRASGCTVLVVETHETARRLRVIAEASGVAVPDALSMIVLGDAARPNGDANDFTRLSPPRTALASAATNLLARMLDPHDDVPEVELRQTLACPVMAGATLVAPEDAA, encoded by the coding sequence ATGACGACTTCCCAGACCTCGCCGCGGCGCATCACGCAGCGGCGCATCGCCGAGCTCGCCGGCGTGAGCCAGGCGACCGTCTCGCTCGTGCTGAACGAGAAGGCCGACGCGACCTCGCGCATCCCCGAGGAGACCCGCGACCGCGTGCTCCAGGTGCTCAAGGAGACCGGCTACGTGGCCGATCCCGCCGCCCGCCGCCTCGCCGGCCTCGGCAACAAGATCTTCGGCGTCTTCACCTACGAGCCCGCGTTCCCCACCGCGAGCCAGGACTTCTACGCCCCGCTCCTCAGCGGCATCGAGGGCACAGCCGAGGAGCTCGGCTGCGACCTGCTGCTGTTCACGAGCGCCCCGGTCGTCGATGGCACGCGCCGCCTCCTGCACGAGAACAACCGCCTGCGGCTGGCCGACGGATGCCTCCTGCTCGGCGTCGAGATGGACCCCGACGAGCTCGCGCGCCTCGTCGCCGACGGCTTCCCGTTCGTCGCGGTCGGTCGCCGCGACGTCGACGGCGTGCCCTACGTCGCCATCGACTACACGACCGGCGCCGCGGAACTCGTCGGCACCGCGTGGGAGCTCGGCCACCGCCGCTTCGCCTACGTGCACGTCGACAGCACCGGTGAGTCGGTCGTCGATCGTCGCGACGGCGTCGTCGGCGAGCTGGAGCGGCGCGGCGGCGCCGAGTCGGCAGCCGACCTGCTCGCCATCCCCGCCGACGGCGCCGACGACGAGGCCCTGCGCGCCGCATGGCAGCAGGTGCGGGCGAGCGGATGCACCGTGCTCGTCGTCGAGACGCACGAGACCGCCCGGCGCCTCCGCGTCATTGCCGAGGCATCCGGTGTCGCAGTGCCCGACGCCCTCTCGATGATCGTGCTCGGCGACGCGGCCCGCCCGAACGGCGACGCGAACGACTTCACCCGCCTGAGTCCGCCGCGCACCGCGCTCGCGAGCGCCGCGACCAACCTGCTCGCCCGCATGCTCGACCCGCACGACGACGTGCCCGAGGTCGAGCTGCGTCAGACCCTCGCCTGCCCCGTGATGGCAGGCGCCACTCTCGTCGCCCCGGAGGACGCCGCATGA
- a CDS encoding LysE family translocator, whose product MGDAVDVQLLVACSVMMTLMVLVPGPDWAYLIAAGTRERTILPSLVGILAGYLVVVAAVAVGVGAVVAALPGFIAALTIAASVYLTVLGVRVLRAPPVVAVAGGADATGGTSGAAMTGGGQPEASARPWLRLMQGAGVSGLNPKGLLVLVVLLPQFTDAAGAWPLPVQLAVLGWVFVAACAVVYSVVGYGARTVVRLRPSAMRVVSRVSGAAMIVLAVVLVVEQASHVVAG is encoded by the coding sequence ATGGGAGACGCCGTGGACGTGCAACTGCTGGTCGCGTGCTCGGTCATGATGACGCTCATGGTGCTGGTGCCCGGCCCCGACTGGGCGTACCTGATCGCGGCCGGCACGCGCGAGCGCACCATCCTGCCGTCGCTCGTCGGCATCCTCGCCGGGTACCTCGTCGTCGTGGCCGCGGTGGCAGTCGGCGTGGGCGCGGTGGTCGCGGCGCTGCCCGGGTTCATCGCCGCGCTCACCATCGCGGCCTCGGTGTACCTCACCGTGCTGGGCGTGCGGGTGCTGCGTGCGCCGCCCGTCGTGGCAGTCGCAGGCGGGGCGGATGCCACGGGCGGCACGTCGGGCGCGGCGATGACGGGGGGCGGGCAGCCCGAGGCATCCGCTCGCCCCTGGCTTCGCCTGATGCAGGGTGCCGGGGTGAGCGGGCTGAACCCGAAGGGACTGCTCGTGCTCGTGGTGCTGCTGCCGCAGTTCACGGATGCCGCGGGGGCATGGCCGCTGCCGGTGCAGCTGGCGGTGCTCGGGTGGGTGTTCGTCGCCGCGTGCGCGGTCGTGTACTCGGTCGTCGGCTACGGTGCGCGCACGGTCGTGCGGCTGCGTCCGTCGGCGATGCGCGTCGTGTCGCGCGTCTCGGGGGCCGCGATGATCGTGCTCGCGGTGGTGCTCGTGGTCGAGCAGGCGTCGCACGTGGTCGCCGGCTGA
- a CDS encoding ABC transporter substrate-binding protein, translating into MRSAKALSGLALGAVAALTLSACSGGGAAPDEDIELRMTVWTSNEDHLALFDSIADAYMEEHPEVTDVTFDPLPFEDYTSTVTTQIAGGQAPDLAWILENAAPDFVDSGALMPLDETLEADPDYGFDDLSESATALWHDDSGALVAYPFSTSPFVMFANDSLLAEAGLPSAAEMQAAGDWNWEGVSAAGSTVNAETGKAGFVIRDFDYTTWDNLASVWMGWGAAPWSADGATCTFDSPEMVEAFEFLHDAAFESTSMPGPGTTADFFAGESAFTVTQISRASLLDGSFEFDLLSLPEGPVGEYSMVGQAGIGVMSSGAHAQAAAEFLAFFTNPENSQQLAQFFPPPRNSQLNVETLAATNPTLTPEQIENVVIPGIEIGVTRPSHTDSAEIGQEVRSSLDALWVEDADIAGTLADTCTAIDPLLG; encoded by the coding sequence ATGAGATCAGCAAAGGCGCTGTCGGGTCTCGCACTCGGCGCGGTGGCTGCACTGACCCTGTCCGCATGCTCCGGAGGCGGCGCGGCACCCGATGAGGACATCGAGCTGCGGATGACCGTGTGGACGTCGAACGAGGACCACCTGGCCCTCTTCGACTCGATCGCGGACGCCTACATGGAAGAGCACCCGGAGGTGACCGACGTCACCTTCGACCCGCTGCCGTTCGAGGACTACACCTCGACCGTCACGACCCAGATCGCGGGCGGTCAGGCTCCCGACCTGGCGTGGATCCTCGAGAACGCGGCCCCCGACTTCGTCGACTCGGGCGCGCTCATGCCGCTCGACGAGACGCTCGAGGCCGACCCCGACTACGGGTTCGACGACCTCTCCGAGTCGGCGACGGCGCTCTGGCACGACGACTCGGGCGCGCTCGTCGCGTACCCGTTCTCGACCTCGCCGTTCGTGATGTTCGCCAACGACAGCCTGCTCGCCGAGGCCGGCCTGCCGTCGGCCGCGGAGATGCAGGCGGCCGGCGACTGGAACTGGGAGGGCGTCTCTGCCGCGGGTTCGACCGTCAACGCCGAGACCGGCAAGGCCGGCTTCGTCATCCGCGACTTCGACTACACGACGTGGGACAACCTGGCGTCGGTGTGGATGGGCTGGGGCGCCGCGCCCTGGAGCGCCGACGGCGCGACCTGCACGTTCGACTCGCCCGAGATGGTCGAGGCGTTCGAGTTCCTGCACGACGCCGCGTTCGAATCGACGTCGATGCCCGGCCCCGGCACCACCGCGGACTTCTTCGCGGGCGAGTCGGCCTTCACCGTGACGCAGATCTCGCGGGCGTCGCTGCTCGACGGCTCGTTCGAGTTCGACCTGCTGTCGCTGCCCGAGGGCCCCGTCGGCGAGTACTCGATGGTCGGCCAGGCCGGCATCGGCGTGATGTCGTCGGGCGCGCACGCGCAGGCCGCCGCGGAGTTCCTCGCGTTCTTCACGAACCCCGAGAACTCGCAGCAGCTCGCGCAGTTCTTCCCGCCGCCCCGCAACTCGCAGCTGAACGTCGAGACGCTCGCCGCGACGAACCCGACGCTCACCCCCGAGCAGATCGAGAACGTCGTGATCCCGGGCATCGAGATCGGCGTGACGCGTCCGAGCCACACCGACTCGGCCGAGATCGGCCAGGAGGTGCGCAGCTCGCTCGACGCCCTCTGGGTGGAGGACGCCGACATCGCCGGTACGCTCGCCGACACCTGCACCGCGATCGACCCCCTGCTGGGCTGA
- a CDS encoding hemolysin family protein: protein MSAWVVVPVTIGLIALSAFFVIIEFALIGARRHRLEQDAADSAAARAALRGMNELTVMLAGAQLGITACTFALGAVTKPAVDDWLGPVFSSWGLPEWLAGGAAFVLALLLVTFLHLVIGEMAPKSWAIAHPEAAAKLIGLPARGFIRVFRPFLLWVNRIANVLVAKTGVEPVDRAAVGGRDADTIRNLVEYSTQVGVLEPELQSQISEVIALQELTVDAITTPNATPTAAEADATVADVRAAALASGHLRILLADGDGRLTRVVHVRDTLLADDAEPAEAFARPSFRVDAATPAYELLRRMRDERVQLAVVERGDELLGIVTLTDVVQRILPVADELPANG from the coding sequence ATGAGCGCGTGGGTCGTCGTCCCCGTCACTATCGGGCTGATCGCGCTCAGCGCGTTCTTCGTGATCATCGAGTTCGCGCTGATCGGTGCGCGGCGCCACCGGCTGGAGCAGGATGCCGCGGACAGCGCCGCCGCCCGCGCGGCGCTGCGGGGCATGAACGAGCTGACCGTGATGCTCGCCGGTGCGCAGCTCGGCATCACGGCCTGCACGTTCGCGCTCGGCGCGGTCACGAAGCCCGCGGTCGACGACTGGCTCGGGCCGGTGTTCTCCTCGTGGGGGCTTCCCGAGTGGCTCGCGGGCGGCGCGGCGTTCGTGCTCGCGCTCCTCCTCGTCACGTTCCTGCACTTGGTCATCGGCGAGATGGCGCCGAAGTCGTGGGCGATCGCGCACCCCGAGGCCGCGGCGAAGCTGATCGGGCTGCCCGCGCGCGGCTTCATCCGCGTGTTCCGGCCGTTCCTGCTGTGGGTGAACCGCATCGCGAACGTGCTCGTCGCCAAGACCGGGGTCGAGCCCGTCGACCGGGCCGCCGTGGGCGGGCGCGACGCCGACACCATCCGCAACCTCGTGGAGTACTCGACCCAGGTCGGCGTGCTCGAGCCCGAGCTGCAGTCGCAGATCTCCGAGGTCATCGCGCTGCAGGAACTCACGGTCGACGCGATCACGACGCCGAACGCGACGCCCACGGCGGCCGAAGCGGATGCCACGGTGGCCGACGTGCGCGCCGCGGCCCTCGCATCGGGCCACCTGCGCATCCTCCTCGCCGACGGCGACGGGCGCCTGACCCGCGTCGTGCACGTGCGCGACACTCTGCTCGCCGACGACGCGGAGCCGGCCGAGGCGTTCGCGCGCCCCTCGTTCCGGGTCGACGCCGCGACACCGGCGTACGAGCTGCTGCGCCGCATGCGCGACGAGCGGGTGCAGCTCGCCGTGGTCGAGCGCGGCGACGAGCTGCTCGGCATCGTCACGCTCACCGACGTCGTGCAGCGCATCCTGCCCGTCGCCGACGAGCTGCCCGCGAACGGCTGA
- a CDS encoding carbohydrate ABC transporter permease: protein MADATTVTPGRAHARPGAAPTPPRRRFVPSYARRDQLTGYLFVAPQVLGITLFVLLPLGLIVWYSFHEWNVLAGTFRWVGLENFEKLVTDPKLAPVMQATAVFSIGLVVFNLALALLLAVLLNRKVRGMTFFRTVFFSPVVVSLVAWTIVWSFLLQDNGGINGILQLVGIDGPNWLREGPTAMASVIVVQVFKNVGLNMVLFLAALQGVPQEVQEAARMDGASDRQLFWRITVPLISPTILLTSIITIVGSLQVFAQIAVLTQGGPGISTTVLVYYLVQQAFDFHHFGYGSTLAILLFGIVLVLTIAQWQLRKRWVFYEN, encoded by the coding sequence ATGGCCGACGCCACCACGGTGACTCCGGGTCGGGCTCACGCCCGGCCCGGGGCCGCCCCCACCCCGCCGAGACGACGCTTCGTGCCGTCGTACGCGCGGCGCGACCAGCTCACGGGCTACCTGTTCGTCGCCCCGCAGGTGCTCGGCATCACGCTGTTCGTGCTGCTGCCGCTCGGCCTCATCGTCTGGTACTCGTTCCACGAGTGGAACGTGCTCGCCGGCACGTTCCGCTGGGTCGGGCTCGAGAACTTCGAGAAGCTCGTCACCGACCCGAAGCTCGCCCCCGTCATGCAGGCGACCGCGGTCTTCTCGATCGGCCTCGTCGTCTTCAACCTGGCGCTCGCCCTGCTGCTCGCGGTGCTGCTCAACCGCAAGGTGCGCGGCATGACGTTCTTCCGCACCGTGTTCTTCTCGCCGGTCGTCGTCTCGCTCGTGGCGTGGACCATCGTCTGGTCGTTCCTCCTGCAGGACAACGGCGGCATCAACGGCATCCTCCAGCTCGTCGGCATCGACGGCCCGAACTGGCTGCGCGAGGGCCCGACCGCCATGGCGTCGGTCATCGTCGTGCAGGTCTTCAAGAACGTCGGCCTCAACATGGTGCTCTTCCTCGCCGCCCTCCAGGGCGTGCCGCAGGAGGTGCAGGAGGCCGCGCGCATGGACGGAGCATCCGATCGCCAGCTCTTCTGGCGCATCACCGTGCCGCTCATCTCGCCGACCATCCTGCTCACCTCGATCATCACGATCGTCGGCTCGCTGCAGGTCTTCGCCCAGATCGCGGTGCTCACGCAGGGCGGACCGGGCATCTCGACCACGGTGCTCGTCTACTACCTGGTGCAACAGGCGTTCGACTTCCACCACTTCGGGTACGGGTCGACGCTCGCCATCCTGCTCTTCGGCATCGTGCTGGTGCTGACCATCGCGCAGTGGCAGCTGCGGAAGAGGTGGGTCTTCTATGAGAACTGA
- a CDS encoding FAD-dependent oxidoreductase, translating into MAQPDNQQAFSWCFIVDHVDGDHTIDRPEQYDRWRTAQPDYWGAPMISLTGPDPRTLETVTRTFTPNAEPIGDLVADQREDAGDRELWTFRRIIARHNFAPGTYESDVVLVNWPMIDHVDGTIIDVPDDVRAAREHDARQQSLSMLYWLQTEAPRADGGTGFPGLRLRPDLAQGPDGLAMAPYIRESRRILAETTVTELDLSIEASGTDAPATFDDSVGVGMYRIDLHPSSGGDNYLDLPSRPFEIPLGALIPRRLENLLPAGKNVGTTHITNGALRLHPVEWNIGESAGRLAAFCLDRASRPRAIRTTPGLLEEFQSLLTQRGVELHWPHGVSGY; encoded by the coding sequence GTGGCGCAGCCCGACAACCAGCAGGCGTTCAGCTGGTGCTTCATCGTCGACCACGTCGACGGCGACCACACCATCGACCGTCCCGAGCAGTACGACCGCTGGCGCACCGCGCAGCCCGACTACTGGGGCGCGCCGATGATCTCGCTCACCGGCCCCGACCCGCGCACCCTCGAGACCGTCACCCGCACGTTCACCCCGAACGCCGAGCCGATCGGCGACCTCGTCGCCGACCAGCGCGAGGACGCCGGCGACCGCGAGCTGTGGACGTTCCGCCGCATCATCGCCCGCCACAACTTCGCGCCCGGCACCTACGAGAGCGACGTGGTGCTCGTGAACTGGCCGATGATCGACCACGTCGACGGCACCATCATCGACGTGCCCGACGACGTGCGTGCGGCCCGCGAGCACGACGCACGGCAGCAGTCGCTGTCGATGCTGTACTGGCTGCAGACCGAGGCGCCGCGGGCCGACGGCGGCACCGGGTTCCCGGGCCTCCGGCTCCGCCCCGACCTCGCGCAGGGGCCCGACGGGCTCGCGATGGCCCCGTACATCCGCGAGTCGCGGCGCATCCTCGCCGAGACCACGGTCACCGAGCTCGACCTGTCCATCGAGGCATCCGGCACCGACGCCCCGGCCACCTTCGACGACTCGGTCGGCGTCGGCATGTACCGCATCGACCTGCACCCCTCCTCCGGCGGCGACAACTACCTCGACCTGCCGTCGCGTCCCTTCGAGATCCCCCTCGGAGCCCTGATCCCCCGCAGGCTGGAGAACCTCCTGCCAGCGGGCAAGAACGTCGGTACCACCCACATCACCAACGGGGCCCTCAGGCTCCACCCGGTCGAGTGGAACATCGGCGAGTCGGCGGGCCGCCTGGCGGCCTTCTGCCTCGATCGTGCGTCCCGCCCCCGCGCGATCCGCACCACACCTGGACTCCTCGAGGAGTTCCAGTCCCTGCTCACACAGCGAGGCGTCGAGCTGCACTGGCCGCACGGCGTCTCCGGCTACTAG
- a CDS encoding DUF1349 domain-containing protein, with the protein MSARRRFRAAITAAIAALVVAPLAATAPANAVEPFPEFVYQGVITDKSEMLYNPTNEFIFPSVFHAGEYLDDPLGEWYLYLAPHDRPAGIMLMYADSLDGPWTEYEANPIIASEWAPYYDVSHVSSPDAIWNEEAGEVYLYFHGENSITRYATSTDGVSFDYGGTAVTNAMGGSTETSYARVFEHPDEASDYAYAMFYMANFSDNHRRLKVAESVDGETWVVRPGTLVDPESGDSGNVSGGNLYEHEGQLYVIYHNSTGRVMARTIDETLTEVGPSQLLHQSSGVGEDVGRTAAPEIVTDGEFSYLFYESGDRLGATIAWAKAGPGVEGPGGPDPVAWPVDPDNPVFEQCAADGSDEFDGTGLSNVWDRVVREDTARHVVADGVLSIPAYPSGVSGASLPQQELPEGPWQVTTKVTIDVAERFQQAGLLLYASDTAYGKFDLGRATPGKTLEVVQYLNGSNRQDTAAPAVPEADTVWLRMTSDGVKIQSSVSYDGASFSDYGRPFLLSETGFTHIGPYAFRGATGAEEIDGEFDWFRWSPTPEAYEACLADVLPDDDETDAPGKASLTSTSGWAYGLDDGNFEVRMDLWWGTNATRFRLYQDDALIASVPLEPASLAAQHAVVPIEGLPNGTYEFRGELANSQGTTPTKVIRVKVTDASPGEPVLSHDDYDGDGTFTLSADLWWGTNADAWRLLQDGVEVAAGTLEAATPAAQHVEVPFTGLEGAHEFVIEFSNDAGTTASDPLTVG; encoded by the coding sequence ATGTCTGCACGCCGGCGCTTCCGCGCCGCCATCACCGCCGCGATCGCCGCCCTGGTGGTCGCCCCGCTCGCCGCCACGGCACCCGCCAACGCGGTCGAGCCGTTTCCCGAGTTCGTCTACCAGGGGGTCATCACCGACAAGTCGGAGATGCTCTACAACCCGACGAACGAGTTCATCTTCCCGAGCGTGTTCCACGCGGGCGAGTACCTCGACGACCCGCTGGGCGAGTGGTACCTCTACCTCGCGCCGCACGACAGGCCGGCGGGCATCATGCTGATGTACGCCGACAGCCTCGACGGGCCGTGGACCGAGTACGAGGCGAACCCGATCATCGCGAGCGAGTGGGCGCCGTACTACGACGTGTCGCACGTCTCCTCGCCCGACGCGATCTGGAACGAGGAGGCCGGCGAGGTCTACCTCTACTTCCACGGCGAGAACTCGATCACCCGCTACGCCACGAGCACCGACGGCGTGAGCTTCGACTACGGCGGCACCGCCGTGACGAACGCCATGGGCGGATCGACCGAGACGAGCTACGCGCGCGTGTTCGAGCACCCCGACGAGGCATCCGACTACGCCTACGCCATGTTCTACATGGCGAACTTCTCCGACAACCACCGGCGCCTGAAGGTCGCCGAGTCGGTCGACGGCGAGACCTGGGTCGTGCGCCCCGGCACCCTCGTCGACCCGGAGTCGGGCGACAGCGGCAACGTGTCGGGCGGCAACCTCTACGAGCACGAGGGCCAGCTGTACGTGATCTACCACAACTCCACGGGCAGGGTCATGGCGCGCACCATCGACGAGACGCTCACCGAGGTCGGCCCGTCGCAGCTGCTGCACCAGTCGAGCGGCGTCGGCGAGGACGTCGGCCGCACGGCCGCGCCCGAGATCGTGACCGACGGCGAGTTCAGCTACCTCTTCTACGAGTCGGGCGACCGCCTCGGCGCGACCATCGCGTGGGCGAAGGCCGGCCCCGGCGTCGAGGGCCCGGGTGGCCCCGACCCGGTCGCATGGCCCGTCGACCCCGACAACCCGGTGTTCGAGCAGTGCGCGGCGGACGGCTCTGACGAGTTCGATGGCACCGGGCTGTCGAACGTCTGGGACCGCGTCGTGCGCGAGGACACCGCCCGCCACGTCGTCGCCGACGGCGTGCTGTCGATCCCGGCGTACCCGAGCGGCGTGTCGGGCGCCTCGCTCCCCCAGCAGGAGCTGCCCGAGGGGCCGTGGCAGGTCACCACGAAGGTGACGATCGACGTGGCCGAACGCTTCCAGCAGGCGGGACTGCTGCTGTACGCATCCGACACCGCCTACGGCAAGTTCGACCTCGGCCGGGCGACCCCGGGCAAGACGCTCGAGGTGGTGCAGTACCTGAACGGCAGCAACCGGCAGGACACCGCGGCGCCCGCCGTACCCGAGGCCGACACCGTGTGGCTGCGGATGACCAGCGACGGCGTGAAGATCCAGTCGAGCGTCTCGTACGACGGCGCATCGTTCAGCGACTACGGCCGTCCGTTCCTGCTGTCGGAGACCGGGTTCACGCACATCGGCCCGTACGCCTTCCGAGGCGCCACGGGTGCCGAGGAGATCGACGGCGAGTTCGACTGGTTCCGCTGGTCGCCCACGCCCGAGGCGTACGAGGCGTGCCTCGCCGACGTGCTGCCCGACGACGACGAGACGGATGCCCCCGGGAAGGCGTCGCTGACGTCGACCAGCGGGTGGGCATACGGCCTCGACGACGGCAACTTCGAGGTGCGCATGGACCTGTGGTGGGGCACGAACGCCACCCGGTTCCGGCTCTACCAGGACGACGCGCTGATCGCGTCGGTGCCGCTCGAGCCCGCGTCCCTTGCCGCGCAGCACGCCGTCGTGCCGATCGAGGGACTGCCGAACGGCACCTACGAGTTCCGCGGCGAGCTCGCGAACTCGCAGGGCACGACGCCGACCAAGGTGATCCGGGTGAAGGTGACGGATGCCTCGCCGGGCGAGCCCGTGCTCTCGCACGACGACTACGACGGCGACGGGACGTTCACGCTCTCGGCCGACCTGTGGTGGGGCACGAACGCCGACGCGTGGCGCCTGCTGCAGGACGGCGTCGAGGTGGCGGCGGGCACGCTCGAGGCGGCGACGCCCGCGGCGCAGCACGTCGAGGTGCCGTTCACCGGCCTCGAGGGCGCGCACGAGTTCGTGATCGAGTTCTCCAACGACGCGGGCACGACCGCGTCCGACCCGCTCACGGTCGGGTAG
- a CDS encoding carbohydrate ABC transporter permease, with the protein MAVTVPPETSADARAGRPVGRRRPVGSPWRKVLFYGALSVLAVPFVFPTWWMFTSSLKPISEIFAFPPELWPSNPTLEGYVGAFTEQPFALQYWNSMYIAVLVTLGTMLFSSMAGYAFARIRFPGQDLLFLVVLTGLLIPSEVTIVPLFQLFNSWGMIDTHWPLILVTTFGAPSVLATFIMRQYFITLPVELEEAGRIDGLGRWRIYWSIALPLSRSALAAVAIFTFLNVWNLYLEPTVYLQTPELFTLPQALTRYTDAYGGEMWNIQLAAATLTALPVLIVFVFAQKQFVEGLAQTGLKG; encoded by the coding sequence GTGGCCGTGACGGTTCCGCCCGAGACATCCGCCGACGCCCGTGCCGGCCGCCCCGTCGGTCGCCGTCGCCCGGTCGGCAGCCCCTGGCGCAAGGTGCTCTTCTACGGCGCGCTCAGCGTGCTCGCGGTGCCGTTCGTCTTCCCGACCTGGTGGATGTTCACCTCGTCGCTGAAGCCGATCAGCGAGATCTTCGCCTTCCCGCCCGAGCTGTGGCCGTCGAACCCCACGCTCGAGGGGTACGTCGGCGCGTTCACCGAGCAGCCGTTCGCGCTGCAGTACTGGAACTCGATGTACATCGCCGTGCTGGTGACGCTCGGCACGATGCTGTTCTCGTCGATGGCGGGGTACGCGTTCGCGCGCATCCGCTTCCCCGGTCAGGACCTGCTGTTCCTGGTGGTGCTGACGGGCCTGCTCATTCCGAGCGAGGTCACGATCGTGCCGCTGTTCCAGCTCTTCAACTCCTGGGGCATGATCGACACCCACTGGCCGCTCATCCTGGTGACGACGTTCGGCGCGCCGAGCGTGCTCGCGACCTTCATCATGCGGCAGTACTTCATCACCCTGCCGGTCGAGCTCGAGGAGGCCGGACGCATCGACGGGCTGGGACGCTGGCGCATCTACTGGAGCATCGCGCTGCCGCTCAGCCGCTCGGCGCTCGCCGCAGTCGCGATCTTCACGTTCCTGAACGTGTGGAACCTCTACCTCGAGCCGACGGTCTACCTCCAGACGCCCGAGCTGTTCACGCTGCCGCAGGCGCTGACCCGCTACACCGACGCCTACGGAGGCGAGATGTGGAACATACAGCTCGCCGCGGCGACCCTCACCGCGCTGCCCGTGCTGATCGTGTTCGTGTTCGCGCAGAAGCAGTTCGTGGAGGGCCTCGCGCAGACTGGCCTGAAGGGCTGA
- a CDS encoding cytochrome b, producing the protein MASATRRPERAARHGVVARVLHWLTVLALVAQYTVGYAMAGAEGLLEPWVEEAYDGDEDLLLPVHVAIGCSILALTVVRYVWRRIVTLPPWPETLSAAGRRFASWTERALYLLLIVMPSSGLALVLLSGEDFEVAARAEWQAPLDLVDDDLLVGVHVASQVLLLVAIALHVGFVLKHQFVDRDRFLRRML; encoded by the coding sequence ATGGCATCCGCGACGCGACGACCCGAACGGGCGGCCCGGCACGGGGTCGTCGCGCGGGTGCTGCACTGGCTGACGGTGCTGGCGCTCGTCGCGCAGTACACGGTGGGGTACGCGATGGCCGGCGCCGAGGGGCTGCTCGAGCCGTGGGTCGAGGAGGCGTACGACGGCGACGAGGACCTGCTGCTGCCGGTGCATGTCGCGATCGGATGCAGCATCCTGGCGCTCACCGTCGTGCGATACGTGTGGCGCCGAATCGTCACGCTGCCGCCGTGGCCCGAGACGCTCTCCGCCGCCGGCCGCCGGTTCGCGTCGTGGACCGAGCGTGCGCTCTACCTCCTGCTCATCGTCATGCCGTCGAGCGGACTCGCGCTCGTGCTGCTCTCGGGCGAGGACTTCGAGGTCGCCGCCCGCGCCGAGTGGCAGGCGCCGCTCGACCTCGTCGACGACGACCTGCTCGTCGGCGTGCACGTCGCCTCGCAGGTGCTGCTGCTCGTCGCGATCGCGCTGCACGTCGGCTTCGTGTTGAAGCACCAGTTCGTCGACCGCGACCGCTTCCTGCGGCGCATGCTCTGA